The stretch of DNA ATGAAGCCGGTAAAGGAGACGGGCACCACCTCGTCGAACAGGTCGGCGACGCCGCCCGCGTCGGCGCCACAACAGCCCGCGGTCTTGCACGCCCACTCCTGCCCGGCGGCGGTCCCCGCGAGCAGTTCCATGTAGTCGGCCTCGTCGACCAGTCCGGAGAGGGTGTCCCACAGGCGGTCGTCGACGAACTGGGTGAGCGGGACGAACGGGAAGTCGTCGTCGCCGTCCGCCGCGCCCCCGTCGCCGACCCCGCCTACGTCCGCCGTCCGCGGCACGAACGCGGTCCCGATCTGGCAGTACGCCGAGCAGCAGGGCGCAGGGAGCATGTCGCGGGGGTCGAGCGATTCGATCTGGTCGGCCAGCTGTCGCGTGGCGTCGTCGATGGCGTATCGCCCTTCGTGCTGGTCGTAGCGGCCGAAGTGGGCCACGGGCTGGAAGTTGACCGAGCGGACGACGTCGCGGTTGTCGAGCGCGAACCGGACGATATCGCCCATCTCGTCGTCGTTGACGCCGGGGACGACGGTGGGAACGAGGACCACGGGGAGGTCGACCGCCCGGCAGGCCTCGATGGCGTCCCGTTTCTCGTCGGCGAGGTCGACCCCGCGGATGCGCTCGTACGTCTCGGCCGTCAGGCCGTCGAACTGGAGGTAGACGGCGGTCACGCCGGCGTCGACGAGCGTCCGCGCGTAGCCGTCCTCGGCCGCCAGCCGAATCCCGTTGGTGTTGACTTCGACGTGGTCGATGCCACGCTCCCGCGCCCCGGCGACGAGGTCGGGCAGGTCGTCGCGGACCGTCGGTTCGCCGCCGGAGAACTGGATCGGGCGCCCGCCGGCGTCGGCCACGGTGTCGAGGAGGGCGTCGAGTTCGGCCGTCGACCGATGCTCGCCGCCGGGCCCCGAACTCGCGAAACAGAACGAACACGAGAGGTTGCAGTCGTCGGTCACCTCGACGACGGCGAGGCAGGCGTGATCGGGGTCGACGGTCAGGTCGCCGCCGTCGTGTTCCGGGCTGGGGCCGAAGTCGGCGGCCCAGTCCCAGTGGTCGAACGATCCCCAGACCTGGCGGCTGGCGGTGCCGTGGGTCGGGCAGTCACGCGTGAGGAAGACGCCATCCCCACGCCGTTCGTACCGCCCCGGTACGGGCTCCAGACAGTCGGGACAGAGGCTCGTCGTCGTGGCGAGTTCGTCGGCCGTCATGCGGGGCGTGAGCATACGACACGTATAAGGGTGTCGTGGCTGTGCGCGGCCGCCGGTGGACGCACCGCGTGCCGAAGCGCCCAACGCTTTTTCACGGCCGGCGCGGAGCGGGCGTATGGACGCGGCCGGGGTGGGGACGGGGATGGCCGACGACTCGCCGACGGCGCTGGCACGGGGGCTCCTCCGCGCCTGCGAGCGGGGGGAACCGACGGAGCGGCATCTCTCGGCGCTCGCGGCCCTCGACGACGACGACCTGCGACGGGTGCGAGAGGAGAGGGCAGCCGCCGTCGCGTTCTGGCTGAACTGTTACAACGCGGGCACGCAGTTGCTCCTCCGGGACCACCCGGACCGGTACGAGAGCGTCCTCCGATCCGTTCGGTTCTTCGGGCACCCGGCGCTCACCGTCGCGGGGACCCGGCTCTCGCTCGACCGCATCGAGAACGGCCTGCTCCGTGGCGGGCGTTCGAAGTACGGCCTCGGCTACCTCCCGAAACTCCTCGTGACGGCGTTCGAGCGCCGCTACCGGCTCCGGTCGTGTGACCCACGAATACATTTCGCGTTGAACTGCGGGGCCGCAAGCTGTCCGGCGATCAGGGCGTACGACCCCGCGACCGTCGACGACCAACTCGACCGGGCGACGCGGACGTATCTCGACGCGACCGTCACCTACGACGCCGACCGAGACGTCGCGCACG from Haloplanus salinus encodes:
- a CDS encoding radical SAM protein, whose translation is MTADELATTTSLCPDCLEPVPGRYERRGDGVFLTRDCPTHGTASRQVWGSFDHWDWAADFGPSPEHDGGDLTVDPDHACLAVVEVTDDCNLSCSFCFASSGPGGEHRSTAELDALLDTVADAGGRPIQFSGGEPTVRDDLPDLVAGARERGIDHVEVNTNGIRLAAEDGYARTLVDAGVTAVYLQFDGLTAETYERIRGVDLADEKRDAIEACRAVDLPVVLVPTVVPGVNDDEMGDIVRFALDNRDVVRSVNFQPVAHFGRYDQHEGRYAIDDATRQLADQIESLDPRDMLPAPCCSAYCQIGTAFVPRTADVGGVGDGGAADGDDDFPFVPLTQFVDDRLWDTLSGLVDEADYMELLAGTAAGQEWACKTAGCCGADAGGVADLFDEVVPVSFTGFMDADAADVNRLSNCCLSVPTTDGDLVPFCGYNMTTTDGEYALRNRNGWGGRDAVGGGQADEGTERPATDGGGSR
- a CDS encoding DUF547 domain-containing protein; amino-acid sequence: MDAAGVGTGMADDSPTALARGLLRACERGEPTERHLSALAALDDDDLRRVREERAAAVAFWLNCYNAGTQLLLRDHPDRYESVLRSVRFFGHPALTVAGTRLSLDRIENGLLRGGRSKYGLGYLPKLLVTAFERRYRLRSCDPRIHFALNCGAASCPAIRAYDPATVDDQLDRATRTYLDATVTYDADRDVAHVPRVCLWFRGDFGGRAGIRRLLRDHGVVPEDATPSLRYRGWDWSRAAGAFVE